One Cannabis sativa cultivar Pink pepper isolate KNU-18-1 unplaced genomic scaffold, ASM2916894v1 Contig4, whole genome shotgun sequence DNA segment encodes these proteins:
- the LOC115710805 gene encoding uncharacterized protein LOC115710805 encodes MDKSWMLERRETPQFLDGFNKFLEFALKNSSNHERIPCPCVDCCNGTKGNITMIKDHVICRGFNRSYTTWYWHGERSTSDPYPLGKRGVDDFEFNDVDDFPMELLDEAQEEFLDDPEKLDNLVSDAEKPLFDGCKKLRLPTLVKFYNIKAENGVSDKGFSQFLAAFKEILPVDNYFPVSTYEVKKTLNAIGLKYEKIHACPNDCILYRKEYADMDSCPTCGLPRHKTNKSEEKRKLIPQKVMWYLPLIPRLKRLYRSSEHSANLIWHDTKRVRDGKLRHPADSQAWKKVDYLNPEFKLEPRHLRLGLSADGVNPHRSLSSRHSSWPVFLVMYNLPPWLVMKRKFNMLSLMISGPNQPGHNIDVYLAPLIDDLKDLYENGVETYDGLKKEIFKLKAVLLWTVSDFPAYSNLSGLSTKGYQGCPICCTNTRARRLTNGHKMCYMGHRRYLPRDHPDRRKKKAYDGTEERDSAPLPMSGEQILEQVEHVDFKYGKTQKRKKTNSCFQRKSIFFRLPYWKDLMVRHCLDVMHIEKNVCDSIIGTLLDIPGKTKDGLSSRLDLVEMGIRQSLAPEQKGKRLYLPPACYTLSKKEKEIVCKSLSNMKVPDGYSSNIKNLVNTDELKLMGMKSHDCHALMQHLLPIAIRSVLPKKVRECLTHVCIFFNQLCGKELEMSKLDALHEDIVKTLCNLERYFPPSFFDIMVHLMVHLVREAKLCGPVWARWMYPFERNMKVLKSYVRNHHRPEASMVECYISEEAVEFCSEYIAGVDTIGITKPRNSSDEFDKGLRGKGEMVTVSKAELDQAQLVLMHNNAEVQPYITEHMELLQSMIPRGHKNKQKWVIDEHRKTFIRWLKNTILAKLRQPNHGVSDVLNRIALGPTFDVWKHQAYIVNGKRFHTKSRDDARMVQNSGVCIVAESLHFATSKDNNPVSGTMTYYGVVNEIWELDYTLFRIALFKCEWVDVNVGIRTDELGFTLVDLNKKGSKDDPFIMATQAVQVFYIPDPANGKWSVVLSTPERKFAENEDDDENDDLMHECFIVGQRVHEQVDDVEHDDVLDDSEFIRNDIEEGIWVDCDSIQKKRKKKRKCV; translated from the exons ATGGATAAATCGTGGATGCTTGAGAGGAGAGAAACACCGCAATTTCTAGATGGGTTCAACAAATTTCTAGAGTTTGCCCTAAAAAATTCTAGTAATCACGAACGAATTCCCtgtccgtgtgtagattgttgtaacGGAACAAAAGGGAATATTACGATGATAAAGGATCACGTAATTTGTCGGGGTTTCAATAGAAGCTACACTACATGGTATTGGCACGGAGAGCGATCAACCAGTGACCCATATCCGTTAGGGAAGCGGGGGGTAGATGATTTCGAGTTTAATGATGTTGATGACTTTCCTATGGAATTGCTTGATGAAGCACAAGAGGAGTTTCTTGATGATCCTGAAAAATTAGACAATTTGGTTAGTGATGCAGAAAAACCCTTGTTTGATGGttgtaaaaaattaagattaccaACATTGGTAAAATTTTACAACATTAAAGCTGAAAATGGGGTGAGCGATAAGGGTTTTAGTCAGTTCTtagctgcttttaaagaaaTTTTGCCTGTTGATAATTATTTTCCGGTGTCGACatatgaagtgaaaaaaactttaaatgcgataggattgaagtatgaaaagatccatgcatgtccgaacgattgTATTTTGTATCGGaaggaatatgcagacatgGATAGTTGCCCAACTTGTGGTTTACCCCGCCACAAAACGAATAAGAGTGAGGAGAAAAGGAAACTTATTCCtcaaaaagtgatgtggtactTGCCTTTGATTCCTCGTCTCAAACGATTATATCGTAGCTCGGAGCACTCTGCAAACTTGATATGGCATGATACTAAGAGAGTGAGAGACGGTAAACTTAGGCATCCTGCAGATTCGCAAGCATGGAAAAAAGTAGATTACTTGAATCCAGAATTCAAGTTAGAACCCAGACATCTTCGTCTTGGTCTATCTGCAGATGGAGTAAACCCACATAGATCACTGAGTAGTAGGCATAGTTCGTGGCCTGTCTTCCttgttatgtacaatcttcctccTTGGTTGGTGATGAAAAGAAAATTTAATATGCTTTCGCTCATGATCTCAGGACCAAACCAACCGGGGCATAATATAGACGTATACTTGGCACCATTAAttgatgatctaaaagatttGTATGAGAATGGTGTTGAGACATATGAtggtcttaagaaagaaattttcAAATTGAAGGCCGTGTTATTGTGGACTGTTAGTGACTTCCCTGCTTATAGCAATTTATCGGGTCTGAGCACAAAAGGTTACCAAGGTTGTCCAATTTGCTGCACTAACACACGAGCACGTCGCTTGACGAATGGACACAAAATGTGTTATATGGGCCATAGACGGTACTTGCCTCGAGATCATCCTGATAGAAGGAAAAAGAAAGCATATGATGGTACTGAAGAACGAGATAGTGCTCCTTTGCCAATGTCAGGGGAACAAATtcttgaacaagtagaacatgtAGATTTCAAGTATGGAAAGacacaaaaaagaaagaaaacaaataGTTGTTTTCAACGAAAGTCAATTTTTTTTCGTCTTCCATACTGGAAAGATCTAATGGTTCGACATTGTTTAGATGTTATGCATAtagaaaaaaatgtgtgtgacaGTATCATCGGTACCTTACTTGATATTCCCGGCAAAACTAAAGATGGTTTATCAAGTCGTTTAGATCTTGTTGAAATGGGAATTAGACAATCTTTGGCACCTGAACAGAAAGGTAAACGCTTATATTTGCCTCCTGCATGTTACACTTTgtcaaagaaagagaaagaaattgTTTGCAAATCATTATCGAATATGAAAGTCCCTGATGGATACTCTTCTAACATTAAAAACTTGGTAAATACGGATGAATTGAAGCTAATGGGTATGAAATCACACGATTGTCATGCGTTAATGCAACATTTGCTTCCAATCGCCATCAGATCGGTCTTACCCAAAAAGGTTAGAGAGTGTTTGACTCATGTTTGTATTTTCTTCAATCAACTATGTGGGAAGGAATTAGAAATGAGCAAGTTGGATGCATTACATGAGGATATAGTCAAGACTTTATGCAACCTTGAAAGGTATTTTCCACCATCATTCTTTGACATCATGGTACATTTGATGGTTCATTTAGTGAGAGAAGCAAAGTTGTGTGGGCCAGTTTGGGCAagatggatgtatccatttgaaagGAATATGAAAGTGCTCAAAAGCTATGTGCGTAACCATCATCGACCGGAAGCTAGTATGGTTGAGTGTTATATATCAGAAGAAGCTGTTGAATTTTGTTCAGAGTACATAGCTGGAGTTGACACAATCGGAATCACCAAACCAAGAAATAGTTCAGATGAGTTTGATAAAGGATTGCGAGGGAAAGGAGAAATGGTTACTGTATCTAAGGCAGAGTTAGATCAAGCTCAATTAGTTTTAATGCACAATAATGCAGAGGTTCAACCATATATAAC TGAGCATATGGAGTTATTACAGTCAATGATTCCGAGAGGTCACAAAAACAAACAGAAGTGGGTTATAGATGAGCATCGTAAAACATTTATTAGGTGGTTAAAGAATACCATTCTAGCGAAGTTACGACAACCAAATCATGGAGTATCAGATGTATTGAATCGCATAGCTCTTGGACCAACTTTTGACGTATGGAAGCATCAAGCTTACATTGTCAATGGTAAACGGTTTCATACAAAATCTAGAGATGATGCTCGAATGGTTCAGAATAGTGGTGTATGCATAGTTGCGGAGTCCTTACATTTTGCTACTTCAAAGGATAATAATCCAGTTTCAGGTACCATGACATATTATGGAGTGGTGAATGAAATATGGGAGCTGGATTATACATTGTTCCGAATTGCCCTCTTTAAATGTGAATGGGTAGATGTTAATGTTGGAATTAGGACCGACGAGCTTGGatttactttggttgatttgAATAAGAAAGGAAGCAAGGATGATCCTTTCATCATGGCGACCCAAGCAGTACAGGTATTTTATATA